DNA from Gemmatimonadaceae bacterium:
AAGGCGAGACCCGGAGCGTCACTGCTCGGAGCCGAACCGGAACACCGTCTCGGAGTGGAACGTCTGTCCCGGCCGCAGCACGACCGACGGGAAATTGGGATGGTTGGGCGAATCGGGGTAATGCTGCGTCTCGAGCGTGAAGCCCGCCCGGTGCCCGTACACGCCCCCGATGCCGGAGAATGAGCCGTCGAGGAAGTTGCCGGTATAGAACTGCAGCCCGGGCTGCGTGGTGTACGCATCCAGCGTGCGGCCGGTGGTCGGCTCGACCACCCGCGCCGCGTGGACCAGACTGGTGGTATCCGCGCGGTTGAGCACGAAGTTGTGGTCGTACCCGCCCGCGAACTTGAGTTGCTGGTTGGCGGCGTTGATGCGCTGGCCGATGCCCGTGGGCGCCCGGAAGTCCAGCGGCGTGCCCGCCACCGCCTCCACCGCGCCGGTGGGTATCATGGTCGAGTCGATGGGCGTGATCGAATCGGCGTTGATCATCACGAGGTGGCCGAGGATGTCGCCGTGGCCCGCGCCCGCGAGGTTGAAGTAGCTGTGGTTGGTGAGGTTGAGGATGGTCGGCTTGTCGGTCGTGGCCTCGTAGTCGATGACCAGCGCGTCGCTGCTGGTGAGCGCGTAGGTGACGCGCACCTTGAGCGTTCCGGGATAACCCTGGTCGCCGTCGGGGCTGGTATGGGTCCACACCACGCCGACGCTGGTGTCGTTGGTGAACGGCTCGGCGTTCCAGATCACCTTGTCGAACCCCACGAGCCCGCCGTGGAGCGCGTTGGGGCCGTTGTTGATGGCCAGGTGATACGTCTTGCCGTCGAGG
Protein-coding regions in this window:
- a CDS encoding aldose epimerase family protein, which produces MSISRSFRASRGMSANRAALAAVALLILQAGCMSKTSPGAAAAATVTRAPFGVLANGDSVHVFTLTNAHGIEVRALDYGGIIQSIRTPDRSGKVADIVLGFDSLSQYVKLSPYFGAIVGRFANRIARGTFTLDGKTYHLAINNGPNALHGGLVGFDKVIWNAEPFTNDTSVGVVWTHTSPDGDQGYPGTLKVRVTYALTSSDALVIDYEATTDKPTILNLTNHSYFNLAGAGHGDILGHLVMINADSITPIDSTMIPTGAVEAVAGTPLDFRAPTGIGQRINAANQQLKFAGGYDHNFVLNRADTTSLVHAARVVEPTTGRTLDAYTTQPGLQFYTGNFLDGSFSGIGGVYGHRAGFTLETQHYPDSPNHPNFPSVVLRPGQTFHSETVFRFGSEQ